From Micromonospora echinospora:
TGACCGGCCGGGTGGCGACGACCGCCGTGGCAACTACGGTCCGCAGCGGGAGCGCCGGGACGAGCGTGGCGAAGGGCGTACCGGTGAGGCGCCGGAGCTGCCGGACGAGGTCGTCGCGAGCGACCTCGACTCGCCTGTCCGGGCGGAGCTGCTCTCCCTCGCCAAGCCGGTCGCGGAGACTGTCGCCCGGCACCTGGTCGCGACCGGGCTGCTGATCGACGAGGACCCGGCGCTGGCGCTGGCGCACGCCATGGCGGCCCGCCGGCTCGCCTCGCGGATCGCCGCCGTGCGGGAGGCCGTCGGACTGGCCGCGTACCACGCGGGTGAGTGGCAGACGGCCATCGCCGAGCTGCGGACGTACCACCGGATGAGCGGCCTGCAGAGTCACCTGGCCGTACTGGCCGACTGCGAGCGGGCCCTGGGCCGGCCGGAGCGGGCGATCGACCTGTTCCGCGGGGCGGACCGGGACAAGCTCGACCAGGCCGTCGCGATCGAGCTGCTCATCGTGGCTGCCGGCGCGCGCGGCGACCTCGGGCAGAAGGACGCGGCTGTGGCGATGCTGCAGGTCCGTGAGCTGACCGGCGACTCGGCCGAGCCGTGGGCCGCGCGACTGCGCTACGCGTACGCGGACGCCCTGCTGGCGGTGGACCGGCGCGAGGAGGCGCGGGAGTGGTTCTCCCGGGCTGCCGACGTCGACTCCGAGGGGGAGACCGACGCCGCCGAGCGGCTGCTGGAGCTGGACGGCGTGGTCATCGAGGGCGACGACGAGCCGGAGGACGACGCGGACGCGTCCGAGCCCTCGGCCGAGGGCACCCGCGACGACGACCTCGACGATGGCGACGATGACGACCTCGACGAGGACGAGGACGACGACGAGGACGACGACGAGGACGACGATGACGACCTCGATGACGATGACGACGATGACGACGATGACGACGATGACGAGGACCGCGAGGATGACGCGCGGCTGAGCGGCGACGACGACGTCACGTCGGGTGCCGGCGGGGACGCGGCACGGGCCGGCTACCGGGACCGTGACGCCGGCGATCTGGACGACGACGAGCTGACCGACACCGAGGCCGGCTCCCTCGCCACCAGCACCGCCACCACCCCGACCTTCGTCGCGGCGGCCGACGAGCCGACCACCACCGCTCCGGCCGGCACCGTCGCGGCTGCGGACGCGCCGGCCGCCGACGACACCCCGGCGGACAAGGCCGACGCCGACCGGCCCGCGCCGGGCGACGCTGCGGCCGGCGAGGGCGAGGCGGCGGAGCGCCGGTGACCGGGTACGGCGGGGACACCGCTACCGGCGCGGACCAGGGGCGACCCGGCCGCGCCGGTGCGGGCGGCCGGCTGGTCGACGCGTACTCGCTTGTCGTCTTCGACCTGGACGGCGTCATCTACCTGATCGACCGGCCCATCCCCGGCGCGGTCGAGGCGGTCGGCCGGCTGCACGCCGAGGGGCGCGCCGTCGCGTACGCGACGAACAACGCCTCCCGGCGCTCCAGCGAGGTGGCGGACCTGCTCACGGGCATGGGCGTCCCGGCGCAACCGGCGGAGGTGCTCACCTCCGCGGCGGCCACGGCCGAGCTGCTCCGGGACCGGCTGCCCGAGGGCGCGCCGGTGCTCGTGGTCGGCGCGGAGGCGCTGCGGGCCGAGCTGCGCGCGGTGGGCCTGCGGCCGGTGTCCACCGCCGACGAGGAGCCCGCCGCCGTGGCCCAGGGCTACGGTCCGCAGGTCGGCTGGTCCGACCTGGCCGAGGCGTCCCTGGCGGTACGCGCGGGCGCGCCCTGGTACGCCACGAACACCGACCGCACCCTGCCCAGCCCGCGCGGCCCGCTGCCGGGCAACGGCTCACTGGTCGCGGTGCTGCGTACCGCGTTGGGTCGTGACCCCGACGTGGTGGTGGGCAAGCCGGAGCCGGCGCTGTTCACCACCGCCGCGCGCCGGGCCGGGAGCGGGCGCACGCTCGTGGTGGGGGACCGGCTGGACACCGACATCGAGGGCGCGCGCCGGGCTGGGCTGGACAGCCTGCTGGTGCTCACCGGGGTCAGCGACGCCGCCGAGCTGCTGGCCGCGCCCGAGGAGCGCCGCCCCACGTACGTCTCGTTCGACCTGGCAGGGCTGTTCGACCCGGCCGCGGTGGTGGCGGTGCCGGGCCGGGCGACCACCGGCGGCTGGTCGGTGACGGAGGCCGGCGCGGACCTCGTGCTCGACGGCGCGGGGACGCCGCTGGAGGCGCTGGCGGCGCTCTGCGCGGTGGCCTGGTCGGCGTCGGCCGGGCCGCGCGTGCGGGCGCAGTCCCCGGCGGCGGCGGAGGCGCTCGCCGCGTTCGGCCTGGACGGCTGAGCGGCGAACCGGCCCGACGGCTGAGCGGCGGGCGGCCTGCGCGGCCGATCGACTAGAGCAGCTTGCGGAGCTTCATCAGGTCGAACGGGTTCGCCTTGATCGAGACCCGCCGGGAGGCGACCGCCGACATCACGTCGAGGCGGCCGTTCACCAGCTCGACCAGGTCGTCGCTTCCGGTGCTCAGCGCGATCTTCGCCTTCGGGTCGTCGCCGTCGGCCAGGTCGACCAGCCGCCCGCCCTCCAGCCGCCCGTGGAAGGCGGTGCCGAGATCGGTGATCCGGCAGGCGAGAGTGCGGTCCAGGTCGATGCGTCCCTGCGTCTCGGCGTTTCGGTCAAGCCGCGCGGCCAGGTCGTGCAACGCCTGCCGGCACTCGTCCACGCTGGCCACATCGTCTCCTCACCACGAACCACGCCGTTTCCCGGCACCGTACCGCAATGGGGCGTCCGGGGTGCCCGGTAGCGTGGCACCTGCACACCTCGCCCCGCGGAAGGACTCAGGCATGCAGGACGCGTGGCGCGCCTACCTCGAGCTGGCCATGGGCCTGACGGAGGCGCCCCGGAAGAAGGCACAGGACGCGGTCATGCGCGTCGTCGGCCAGGGTGGCGCGACCGCCGCCCAGATCCAGACGCTCGCCGAGGAGCTGGTCGCCACCGGCCTGGCGAACCGGGAGTCACTGACGAAGCTGGTCCGCTTCGAGGTGGACCGGGCGCTGGGCGCGGTCGGGCTGGCCACCGCCGACGAGGTCGCCGAGCTGACCCGCCGGGTGCACGACCTGGAGCGGCAGTTGCGCGAGGCGCGCGGCAACCTCGGGCCCGGCGAGACGCCGCCCGCCGGAGCGTCCGAGCCTGCCGCCCCGACCGGGGCCGCGGCGCCGTCCGGCGCGACCGCGCCGCAGACCGAGCCGTCCCGTGCTGAGCCGTCACCGGCAGCGCCGTCCGGGGCCGGGCAGCCGAAGGCCGCCGCCGGGACCCCGGCGACGACGCCGACGAAGGCGGTGGCGAAGAAGACGGTGGCCAAGAAGGCGATCGCGAAGAAGCCGCCCGCCACCATGGCCCGTACCCCTGCCGACGGCTCGCCCACCGCGCCCGCCCGGCCGGCGAAGAAGGCCACCGGGCGCCGGGCGGACGGCTCGTGACCGCGCCCCGGCCCGGTCCGCCGCCGGGCCCGCGGCCCGGACCGCCCCCGGGGGTACGCCCCGCGCCGGTCGAGGAGGTCGGCGAGGCGCGGCACCCGGCGGTGGACGCCGCCGTGCTCGGCATGGCCAACGCCGAGGCGCTCGCCCCGGCCGACCAGATCGCCCAGTACGAGGCGGCGTACGAGACGCTGCGCGAGACCCTCGCCACCATCGACCAGGCCTGAGCAGAGGCGGAGACACACCTGATGGCTCGTCGTACCCGGCTGGACGCCGAACTGGTCCGGCGCGGCCTGGCCCGTTCCCGGGAACAGGCCGCCGCGCTCGTGGAGGCCGGTCGCGTCCAGCTGCGCGGAGTGACGGCGCGGAAGGCCGCGGCGATGGTCGACCCGGCCGATCCGCTGCTGGTCACCGGCGAGGATCCGGCGCAGGAGTACGTCTCCCGGGGCGGCCACAAGCTGGCCGGCGCGCTCGCCGCGTTCGCCCCCGGCGGGCTGACCGTCACGGGCCGGCGCTGCCTGGACGCCGGCGCGTCGACTGGTGGTTTCACCGACGTGCTGCTGCGTGGCGGCGCCGCCGAGGTGGTCGCCGTGGACGTCGGCTACGGGCAGCTCGCCTGGTCGCTGCGTACCGACGAGCGGGTCCGGGTGTTCGAGCGCACGAACGTGCGTACGCTCACGCCGGAGGCGATCGGCGGCCCGGTCGACCTGACGGTGGCCGACCTGTCGTTCATCTCACTGCGTCTGGTGCTGCCCGCGCTGGCCGCGTGCACCGGCCCCGGCGGCGACCTGGCGCTGATGGTCAAGCCGCAGTTCGAGGTCGGCAAGGAGCGGGTCGGCGCCGGCGGCGTGGTCCGCGATCCGGCGCTGCGCGCGGAGGCGGTGCTGGACGTGGCCGCGGCGGCCGCCGGGCTCGGTCTCGGGCTTGCCGGTGTGGCGGCCAGCCCGCTGCCCGGGCCGAGCGGCAACGTCGAGTTCTTCGTATGGTTGCGCGGGGACGCGCCCGCCGCGGACCCGGAGCGGGTCCGCGCGGTGGTGGCCGCCGGTCCGCAGGGCGCCGCCACCACGGCGGCCACGACCGAGGAGGTGTCCGGGTGAGCCGCACCGCGCTGCTGGTGACGCACACCGGCCGTCGACGCAGCACCGAGCACGCCCGCGCGGTGGCCGCCGACCTGATCGCCGCCGGTTTCGAGGTGCGGGTGGTGGCCGAGGAGGCCGACGACCTGGACCTGCCCGGAGTGGTGCCGGTGACCGGTCCGGAGGCGGCCGAGGGCGCCGAGATCGTCTTCGCGCTCGGCGGGGACGGCACGTTCCTGCGCGCGGCCGAGCTGGCCCGCCCGACGAAGGTCCCGTTGCTGGGCATCAATCTCGGCAAGGTCGGCTTCCTCGCGGAGGCGGAGATCGACGACCTGGACACCGCGGTACGTGACGTGGTCGAGCGCAACTACAGCGTGGACGAACGGCTCACGCTGGACGTCACCGCCGAGTTCGAGGGCGGGCCGACCATCGAGTCGTGGGCGCTGAACGAGATCAGCGTGGAGAAGGGCGAGCGCGCCCAGATGCTGGAGCTGCTCGTCGACGTGGACGGCCGGCCGCTGTCCCGGTACGGCTGCGACGGCGTGATCTGCGCGACCCCGACCGGCTCCACGGCGTACGCGTTCTCCGGCGGCGGGCCGGTGGTCTGGCCCGAGGTGGAGGCGCTGCTGCTGGTGCCGATCAGCGCGCACGCGCTGTTCAGCCGCCCGCTGGTGACCGCGCCGACGTCGACGTTCGTCATCACCGTCGACCCGTTCACCACCCTGGCCGTGCTCTGCTGCGACGGCCGGCGCGTCTACGACCTGCCGCCCGGCGCCCGGGTCACGGTACGCCGGGGCACGTTGCCGGTGCGCATCGTACGGTTGCGGGCGCGCCCGTTCACCGACCGGCTGGTGGCCAAGTTCGACCTGCCCGTCCAGGGCTGGCGGGGCAACCGTCGCTGACCGACGGATCAGCGGAAACCTCCGTTCGGACCACCGGCCCGGGCCGCCGCGCGCGTTACGGTGGGCGTACGGGCCGCGATGAGGTGAGTCCGGGCGCGGCGGTGAGGCCCGCCGCTTCCGGATGCGTGGCCCGGATGTCGCGGGCTCGGCCAGGGGGTGGTCGGGGCCGCGACGGTCGGGACGCCGGAGCGTCGAAGCCGGCCGCGGCGGGCGGACCGGCGCGCCGCGTCCGATCGGGTGTCGACCCCGTCGGGCGGACAGGTCGCGGAGCCGCCGCCGGAGGAAGCGGCGGCGCGCGAGCTGGGCGACGCGATCTCCGGCGTCCCGGCCCTCCACCGCGCTGTGCTCGTGTCCACCTGGCGACATGTCGCCGGTGCGGCGGCCATCAGGTCGGCCAGCCGGCCGTGGTCGGGCACCAGCAGGCCGATCGCGGTGCGACCGTCCACCACGGCCAATCGGCGGCCCAGCCGCCGCGTGAAGTCACCGACGCGGGCTGTGTTCGCGCATACCAGGCAGCGGTAGAGCTCCTCCTCGTCCGCGGTCAGGCCGATCTCCTCCAACACACAGCTGAGCTGCACGGGTGCCCCGCCCCGCCCGGCCGGCTGGTCAACTGTCACAGGGCGGGGCTACTGTCGGGTGCTGTGCTGGAAGAGCTGCGCATCACCGGACTGGGCGTCATCGAGGACACCACGCTGCCGCTGGCCGCGGGGATGAACGTCATCACCGGCGAGACCGGCGCCGGGAAGACCATGGTGGTGACCGGCCTCGGCCTGCTCTTCGGCGGCCGCGCCGACGCCGGCCGGGTGCGCGCCCAGCCGGGCCGCGCGGTGGTGGAGGGCCGGCTGCGTCTGGGCGGGCGGGTGGCCGAGTCGGTGCACGCCCGCATCATCGACGCCGGCGGCGAGCCCGACGAGGACGGCTCGCTGCTGCTCAGCCGCACCGTCACCATCGAGGGGCGCTCCCGTGCGCACCTGGGCGGCCGGGCCATGCCGGTGTCCACGCTCGGCGAGGTCGGTGAACAGGCGCTCGCCGTGCACGGCCAGTCCGACCAGCTGCGGCTGCTGCGCCCGGCCGAGCAGCGGGCCTCGCTCGACCGGTTCGCCGGCCCCGAGCACGAGAAGCTGCTCGACGCGCTGCGCGAGACGTACGCCCGGTGGCGCACCGTCGTCGACGACCTGGCCGACCGGCGGCGCAACGCGCGCGAGCGCAACCAGGAGGCCGACCTGCTGCGGCTGGGCCTGGACGAGATCACCCGGGTCGACCCCCAGCCGGGGGAGGACGACGAGCTGAAGGCGGAGGCGCAGCGGCTGGAGCACGCCGAAGGGCTGCGCACCGCGGCGCAGGTCGCGCAGCAGTGCGTGGCCGGCGGCGTCGAGGCGGCCGACGAGACGCCGGACGCGGCGGCGCTGCTCGGCACCGCGCGGCGCACGCTGGAGGCGCAGGCCGGCACCGACCCGGCGCTGGGCGAGCTGGCGGCCCGGCTGGAGGAGGCCGCCACGCTGGTCACCGACGTGGCCGCGGAGCTGTCCACCTACCTGGCCGCGCTGGACGCCGACCCGGCCCGCCTGCAGACCGTCTACGAGCGGCGGGCCGCGTTGCGCGGGCTCACCCGCAAGTACGCCGACGACGTCGACGGCGTGGTCGCCTGGGCCGAGCGGGCCCGGACCCGGCTGTCCGATCTGGACACCTCCGACGAGCTGCTGGACGAGCTGGACCGCGAGGCGACCCGGCTCGCCGGTGAGGTGGCCGACCTCGCCGGCCGGGTGTCGGCGTCCCGGCGGGAGGCCGCGGTCCGCTTCGCCGAGGAGGTGACTGTCGAGCTGGCCGGGCTGGCCATGCCGCACGCCCGCATCGAGGTGGCGGTGCTGCCCCGGCCGGCGGGCCGGTCCGAGCCGAGCCTGCCGGTCAACGGCGTCGAGACCGGTGTCGGCGCGGACGGCGCCGACGAGGTGGAGCTGCGGCTGCTGGCCCACCCGGGCGCGCCGGCGCTGCCGCTGCAGAAGGGCGCCTCCGGCGGCGAGCTGTCCCGGGTGATGCTCGCCATCGAGGTGGTCTTCGCCGGTTCCGGCGGCCCGCCCACGCTGGTGTTCGACGAGGTCGACGCGGGTGTCGGCGGCCAGGCCGCGGTGGAGATCGGCCGCCGGCTGGCCCGGCTGGCCCGCAGCCACCAGGTGCTCGTGGTCACCCACCTGCCGCAGGTCGCCGCGTTCGCCGACCGGCACCTGGTGGTGGCCAAGGACACCGGGGGAGCGGTCACCACGAGCGGAGTGCGCGTGGTGGAGGACACCGAGCGCGCCCGGGAGCTGGCCCGGATGCTCGCCGGTTTGCCGGACTCGGATCTGGGTATCGCCCATGCCGAGGAGCTCCTGGCCGTGGCGGCCAAGGAAAGGCGTCCGTGATACCCCGATTGTGAGCGCAAGCACACCGGGGCGGGTTCCGGTGTGCTTCCCTGGGTAGGCGGCCCTGCTCAGGCATGTCGCGACAGCAAAACCTGCCTCACATGCCAGGATGGTCACGATGCGTCTACCCATACTGCGCCGGAGCCGGAACCCGGAGCCGGGCTCCATCGTCGGCACCGCGCGCCTCGATCGCCGGACGAAACGGCTGGTCGGGCGGCTGCGCCCCGGCGACATCGCGGTCATCGACCACGTCGACCTGGACCGGGTGGCGGCCGACTCGCTCGTCGCGGTGGGCGTGGCGGCGGTGCTCAACGCCAAGCCGTCGGTCTCCGGGCGCTATCCCAACCTCGGTCCGGAGGTGCTGATCTCCGCGGGCATCCCGCTGCTGGACGACCTCGGCGAGAGCGTCTTCGAGCAGGTCCGCGAGGGCGGCCGGGTCCGCATCGAGGGCAACACGGTCTTCGTGGGCGACGAGCCGGTCGCGCACGGCACGTTGCAGGACGCCGAGACCGTGGCCAAGTCGATGGCCGACGCCCGGGAGGGCCTGTCGGTGCAGTTGGAGGCGTTCGCCGCCAACACGATGGACTATCTGCGCCAGGAACGTGACCTGCTGCTCGACGGTGTCGGCGTACCGGAGATCCAGACCCAGATCCAGGGCCGGCACTGCCTGATCGTGGTGCGCGGCTACGACTACAAGGCGGACCTGGACGTGCTCCGCCCGTACATCCGGGAGTTCAAGCCGGTGCTGATCGGCGTCGACGGCGGGGCGGACGCGCTCGTCGAGGCGGGCTACACCCCGGACATGATCATCGGGGACATGGACTCGGTCACCGACGACGTGCTGCGCTGCGGCGCCGAGGTGATCGTGCACGCCTATCCGGACGGGCGGGCCCCGGGCCTGGCCCGGGTCAACGGTCTCGGCGTACCGGCCATCACCTTCCCGGCGGCGGCCACCAGCGAGGATCTCGCCATGCTGCTGGCCGACGAGAAGGGCGCCTCGCTGCTGGTTGCCGTCGGCACCCACGCCACCCTGGTGGAGTTCCTGGACAAGGGCCGCGGCGGCATGGCGTCGACGTTCCTGACCCGCCTGAAGGTGGGCGGCAAGCTGGTCGACGCCAAGGGCGTCAGCCGGCTCTACCGGCAGAGCATCTCCGGGTCGTCGCTGCTGCTGCTGGTCCTGTCGGCGGTGGCCGCGATGGCCTCCGCGGTGGCGGTCTCCACCGTTGGGAAGGCGTATTTGGGCGTGGTCTCCGAATGGTGGGACAATTTCGTGTTCCAGCTCGGCCAGCTCTTCTAGCTCCCCCGACGATCAAGAGGCTGCAAGCGTGATCAACTTTCGCTACCACGTGGTGTCCCTGACCGCGGTCTTCCTGGCGCTGGCGATCGGCCTGGTGGTCGGCACCGCCGCGCTCAACGGGCCGGTCGCCGACTCGTTGCGGGAGAACGTCAACGGTCTGCGCAAGGACAACTCGCTGATGCGCCAGACAGTCAACAGCATGCAGAAGCAGCTGGAGACCGAGGAGGACTTCGCCGCCGAGATGGCCCAGCTGGTCCTGCCCGGCAAGCTGACCGGCCGCCGGGTGCTGGTGCTCACCCTGCCCAGTGGCCGCGACCAGGCCGAGGGCGTGACGAAGATGCTCCAGACCGCGGGTGCCGACATCACCGGCCGGATCGACGTCCAGGACAAGTTCGTCAACCCGGACAGCAACAACAACCTGCTGGAGCTGGCGGTCACCGCCGCCCGTCCGAACAGCGCCCCCACCGTCAACCTGCCCGGCAACGGGCACGGCGTGGAGACCTCCAGCGCGCTGCTGGCGAACGTCCTGGTGGACCGCCCCGCGGGCAGCCCGGCGGTCAGCGAGGCCGACCGGCGCGCCGTGCTGGAGCACTACGCCACCGCCGGCTACCTCACCCCGGCGGACAAGATCTCCACCGCCGCCGAGGCGGTGGTGATGGTCACCGGCCAGCCGTACGTGGACAAGGACTCGGCGAAGAAGGACGAGTCGGTGGTGAAGATCGCCGAGCAGTTCGACCAGGCCGGGGCGCTCGTGGTCGCCGGCATGGGCTCGACCGGCGGGAACCTGGTCTCCGTGGTCCGCGGCGACCCGGTGCTGTCGCAGACCATCTCCACCGTCGACAACGCCAACACCGTGCAGGGCCAGCTGGGCACCAGCCTCGCACTGGCGCAGCAGCTCACCGAGAAGAAGACCGGCCAGTACGGCGTGGGCGACAACGCCACCTCCCGGGTGCCTACACTGCCCCGGTGACCGCTGCGGGCCGCCCGGTCCGTGCCGCGTCGCGTTCGAAGTCCGGATCGAGGAGGTCCCGTGAGACTGGGTCGGCTGCTCGCCGTGGGCGCCGGGGTGCTGGCCGCCCGCTACACGCTGCGCCAGACGCGCACGTCGCCGGGCGGGCCGGCGCTGGAGCGCACCAACTACCGGGGCCGCACGGTGACCCTGGCCGCCGGTCCGGCCCTCGCAGTGGGCGCGGCCACCGGCGCCGCGCTGGGCGCCGGCAGCGCACCGGCCGGCGCCGCCGCGCTCGTCGCCGGGCTCGGCGCGGGCGCTGTCGGCCTCTACGACGACGTGGTCGGCGCACGCCCCGAGCAGAAGGCCGCCAAGGGCTTCGCCGGGCACCTCGCCGCGCTGCGCGAGGGTCAGGTCACCGCCGGGATGGTGAAGGTCGCCGGGGTCGGTGTGGCCGGGCTCGGCGCCGCGGCGCTGCTCGCCGCCGACCGGCGGGTCGCCGCACACCCCCGCCGCCAGCGGGCCGGCGCGTTCGGCCGAGGGCTCGACGTGCTGCTCGGCGCCGGCGTGGTGGCCGGCACCGCGAACCTGGTCAACCTGCTCGACCTGCGGCCCGGCCGGGCGCTGAAGTCCGGCATGCTGCTCGGCGCGCCACTGACCACCGGCCCGTACGGCGGCATCGCGGCGGGCGCGGTCGGCGCGTCGGCCGCGCTCGTCGGGGACGACCTCGGCGAACGGGTGATGGTCGGGGACAGCGGCGCCAACGCGCTCGGCGCGCTGCTCGGGGTGAGCATCGCCGCGCGTACCGGGCCGCTGGGCCGGGCCGGCGTGCTGGCCGTGCTCGCCGCGCTCACCGCCGCCAGCGAGAAGGTCAGCTTCACCCAGGTCATCGCGTCCACGCCGGGGCTGCGGCACCTCGACGAACTGGGCCGGCTGCCCGACTGACGTGACGAAACCGGCACCTCTCGCCGCCGCCGGCCGCGTCGCCGGGGCGGCCGCCCTCATCGCCGTGCTCACCGTGGTCAGCCGGCTCGCCGGCTTCGGCCGTACCGCCGTGTTCACCTGGACGCTGTCCACCAGCGACCTCGGCGGCGCCTACCTGGTGGCGAACTACGTCCCGAACTTCATCTTCGAGATCGTCGCGGGCGGGGCGCTCGCCAGTCTCGTCGTACCGCTGCTGGCCGGCGCTGTCGAGGCGGGTGACCGGCGCGCGGTGGCCGCCACCACCGGCGCGCTGCTGACCTGGACGCTGACGCTGCTGATTCCGCTGGCGGTGCTGGTGGCGGTCTTCGCCGACCCGCTGCCGGGCCTGATCGGAGACGGCCTCAGTGAGGCGCAGCAGGCGTCCGGGGCCCGGATGCTGCGCGTCTTCGCGCCGCAGTTGCCGCTCTACGGCGTGGGCATCGTGCTCACCGGGGTGCTCCAGGCGCATCGCCGGTTCGCCTGGCCGGTCATCGCGCCGCTGCTGTCGAGCATCACCGTCATCGGCGTCTACCTCGCCTTCACCGCGACCGAGGGGCGGCTGGCCACGATCGGCGGGGCCGGGCGCGGCGGCGAGCTGCTGCTGTCCGCCGGCACCACGCTCGGCGTGGTGGTGCTCTCGCTGTCGCTGCTGATCCCGCTGCGCCGGCTGAGGCTGCGGATCCGGCCGGGCTACCGGTTCCCGGCCGACGCCCGGGCCCGGGTCGGCGGCCTGGCCGTCGCCGGGGTG
This genomic window contains:
- a CDS encoding TlyA family RNA methyltransferase, with the translated sequence MARRTRLDAELVRRGLARSREQAAALVEAGRVQLRGVTARKAAAMVDPADPLLVTGEDPAQEYVSRGGHKLAGALAAFAPGGLTVTGRRCLDAGASTGGFTDVLLRGGAAEVVAVDVGYGQLAWSLRTDERVRVFERTNVRTLTPEAIGGPVDLTVADLSFISLRLVLPALAACTGPGGDLALMVKPQFEVGKERVGAGGVVRDPALRAEAVLDVAAAAAGLGLGLAGVAASPLPGPSGNVEFFVWLRGDAPAADPERVRAVVAAGPQGAATTAATTEEVSG
- a CDS encoding copper transporter, encoding MINFRYHVVSLTAVFLALAIGLVVGTAALNGPVADSLRENVNGLRKDNSLMRQTVNSMQKQLETEEDFAAEMAQLVLPGKLTGRRVLVLTLPSGRDQAEGVTKMLQTAGADITGRIDVQDKFVNPDSNNNLLELAVTAARPNSAPTVNLPGNGHGVETSSALLANVLVDRPAGSPAVSEADRRAVLEHYATAGYLTPADKISTAAEAVVMVTGQPYVDKDSAKKDESVVKIAEQFDQAGALVVAGMGSTGGNLVSVVRGDPVLSQTISTVDNANTVQGQLGTSLALAQQLTEKKTGQYGVGDNATSRVPTLPR
- a CDS encoding NAD kinase, which codes for MSRTALLVTHTGRRRSTEHARAVAADLIAAGFEVRVVAEEADDLDLPGVVPVTGPEAAEGAEIVFALGGDGTFLRAAELARPTKVPLLGINLGKVGFLAEAEIDDLDTAVRDVVERNYSVDERLTLDVTAEFEGGPTIESWALNEISVEKGERAQMLELLVDVDGRPLSRYGCDGVICATPTGSTAYAFSGGGPVVWPEVEALLLVPISAHALFSRPLVTAPTSTFVITVDPFTTLAVLCCDGRRVYDLPPGARVTVRRGTLPVRIVRLRARPFTDRLVAKFDLPVQGWRGNRR
- a CDS encoding SCP2 sterol-binding domain-containing protein; amino-acid sequence: MASVDECRQALHDLAARLDRNAETQGRIDLDRTLACRITDLGTAFHGRLEGGRLVDLADGDDPKAKIALSTGSDDLVELVNGRLDVMSAVASRRVSIKANPFDLMKLRKLL
- the steA gene encoding putative cytokinetic ring protein SteA, whose translation is MRLPILRRSRNPEPGSIVGTARLDRRTKRLVGRLRPGDIAVIDHVDLDRVAADSLVAVGVAAVLNAKPSVSGRYPNLGPEVLISAGIPLLDDLGESVFEQVREGGRVRIEGNTVFVGDEPVAHGTLQDAETVAKSMADAREGLSVQLEAFAANTMDYLRQERDLLLDGVGVPEIQTQIQGRHCLIVVRGYDYKADLDVLRPYIREFKPVLIGVDGGADALVEAGYTPDMIIGDMDSVTDDVLRCGAEVIVHAYPDGRAPGLARVNGLGVPAITFPAAATSEDLAMLLADEKGASLLVAVGTHATLVEFLDKGRGGMASTFLTRLKVGGKLVDAKGVSRLYRQSISGSSLLLLVLSAVAAMASAVAVSTVGKAYLGVVSEWWDNFVFQLGQLF
- the recN gene encoding DNA repair protein RecN; protein product: MLEELRITGLGVIEDTTLPLAAGMNVITGETGAGKTMVVTGLGLLFGGRADAGRVRAQPGRAVVEGRLRLGGRVAESVHARIIDAGGEPDEDGSLLLSRTVTIEGRSRAHLGGRAMPVSTLGEVGEQALAVHGQSDQLRLLRPAEQRASLDRFAGPEHEKLLDALRETYARWRTVVDDLADRRRNARERNQEADLLRLGLDEITRVDPQPGEDDELKAEAQRLEHAEGLRTAAQVAQQCVAGGVEAADETPDAAALLGTARRTLEAQAGTDPALGELAARLEEAATLVTDVAAELSTYLAALDADPARLQTVYERRAALRGLTRKYADDVDGVVAWAERARTRLSDLDTSDELLDELDREATRLAGEVADLAGRVSASRREAAVRFAEEVTVELAGLAMPHARIEVAVLPRPAGRSEPSLPVNGVETGVGADGADEVELRLLAHPGAPALPLQKGASGGELSRVMLAIEVVFAGSGGPPTLVFDEVDAGVGGQAAVEIGRRLARLARSHQVLVVTHLPQVAAFADRHLVVAKDTGGAVTTSGVRVVEDTERARELARMLAGLPDSDLGIAHAEELLAVAAKERRP
- a CDS encoding HAD-IIA family hydrolase, translated to MVDAYSLVVFDLDGVIYLIDRPIPGAVEAVGRLHAEGRAVAYATNNASRRSSEVADLLTGMGVPAQPAEVLTSAAATAELLRDRLPEGAPVLVVGAEALRAELRAVGLRPVSTADEEPAAVAQGYGPQVGWSDLAEASLAVRAGAPWYATNTDRTLPSPRGPLPGNGSLVAVLRTALGRDPDVVVGKPEPALFTTAARRAGSGRTLVVGDRLDTDIEGARRAGLDSLLVLTGVSDAAELLAAPEERRPTYVSFDLAGLFDPAAVVAVPGRATTGGWSVTEAGADLVLDGAGTPLEALAALCAVAWSASAGPRVRAQSPAAAEALAAFGLDG
- a CDS encoding phasin family protein, with product MQDAWRAYLELAMGLTEAPRKKAQDAVMRVVGQGGATAAQIQTLAEELVATGLANRESLTKLVRFEVDRALGAVGLATADEVAELTRRVHDLERQLREARGNLGPGETPPAGASEPAAPTGAAAPSGATAPQTEPSRAEPSPAAPSGAGQPKAAAGTPATTPTKAVAKKTVAKKAIAKKPPATMARTPADGSPTAPARPAKKATGRRADGS